In one window of Psychrobacter sp. P2G3 DNA:
- a CDS encoding cytochrome c → MKPLSIMLSMLIIGFTSSTVMAEGVNTPSASLPNVSPANSDLVNRGAYIARAADCMACHGEDYTGGVAIETPMGDIYATNITPSKRYGIGNYTEADLKKALQQGRALDHMIYPAMPYPSYNGMKDEDVSALFAYLQTVPVVDEAPEYKTDLPFPFNFRTLMLGWNAINIPSTENREGLTQTQQRGEYLVNNLAHCGTCHTPRNSTMGFDKDNYLSGAQLGTWYAPNITPDKSSGIGNWSEQDIITYLRTGELDQRVFAGGPMGEVVAHSTRYLKDADLNAIASYLKAVPAVRTDDKIHPVDASRLPTPINESITHDLLAQKDYLAQAKADVSGGSNSPEALYLAACGSCHGVDGYGQPDARYAPIIGLSSIRRNNPDGLINVILHGINGATNTSPKMPGFSEELSSQQIAGITNYVRVNFGSLASSNVSAADVDKVIASEPEQPFLIKYAGLLAIIGIIVAIVIIIFIIRTIIRSRRHR, encoded by the coding sequence ATGAAGCCACTTTCTATAATGTTATCGATGCTTATTATTGGTTTCACTTCCAGCACCGTGATGGCTGAAGGAGTTAACACTCCAAGTGCAAGCTTGCCTAATGTAAGCCCTGCCAATAGCGATTTAGTCAACCGCGGTGCTTATATTGCACGTGCTGCTGACTGTATGGCTTGCCATGGCGAGGACTATACGGGGGGTGTCGCAATTGAAACTCCAATGGGTGATATTTACGCGACCAATATTACCCCGTCAAAACGCTATGGTATCGGCAACTATACCGAAGCGGATCTAAAAAAAGCGCTCCAGCAAGGCCGTGCTCTCGACCACATGATTTATCCTGCCATGCCATATCCATCTTATAACGGCATGAAAGATGAAGATGTCAGTGCGTTATTTGCTTATCTGCAGACCGTACCAGTCGTTGATGAAGCTCCTGAGTACAAAACAGATTTACCTTTTCCGTTTAACTTTCGTACCTTAATGTTAGGTTGGAACGCGATTAACATACCTTCTACAGAAAATCGTGAGGGGCTAACGCAAACGCAGCAACGCGGCGAGTACTTAGTAAATAACCTTGCTCATTGTGGCACTTGTCATACGCCGCGTAACAGTACCATGGGTTTTGATAAAGATAATTATCTGTCAGGTGCACAACTTGGCACTTGGTACGCACCAAATATCACCCCTGATAAATCGAGTGGGATAGGTAATTGGAGTGAGCAAGATATCATCACCTATTTGCGTACAGGTGAGCTGGATCAACGGGTCTTTGCTGGCGGTCCGATGGGTGAAGTGGTTGCGCACAGCACTCGCTATCTAAAAGATGCAGATTTGAATGCAATTGCCTCTTATCTTAAAGCCGTACCCGCTGTCCGAACAGATGACAAAATTCATCCGGTCGATGCATCACGTTTACCAACCCCGATTAATGAATCAATCACTCATGATCTTCTTGCTCAAAAAGATTATTTGGCACAGGCTAAAGCGGATGTTAGTGGCGGTAGTAATTCGCCCGAAGCGTTATACCTTGCTGCTTGTGGTAGCTGTCATGGGGTCGATGGTTATGGTCAGCCCGATGCCCGTTATGCACCTATTATCGGTCTAAGTAGTATCCGACGTAATAATCCAGATGGTCTAATCAACGTTATTCTTCATGGTATTAATGGCGCAACCAATACCAGTCCTAAAATGCCTGGATTTTCAGAAGAGTTAAGCAGTCAGCAAATTGCTGGTATTACCAATTATGTACGCGTGAACTTTGGCAGTCTTGCTAGCAGTAATGTAAGTGCCGCTGATGTCGATAAAGTAATAGCATCAGAACCTGAGCAACCTTTTTTAATTAAGTATGCAGGCCTGCTTGCGATAATAGGCATCATCGTAGCTATCGTCATTATTATATTTATTATTCGGACGATTATACGTTCTAGGCGCCACAGATAA
- a CDS encoding flavodoxin family protein, whose translation MNTSVAPSLQSSNTDNLRTVSIAVIYHSNYGHTKRVAEAIVEGARQQLPEAQAKAVDVHDVDWNFLDQADLLVFGSAVYMGSVTAEFKTFMDETSKRWYHRKWEGKWAAAFANSGGLSGDKLAVLQQISLYAMQHGMNWIGLPLMPTGHGENDLNRLSSFLGLMTQSLDGPPEETPGKGDIDTAIWFGDHLAKTIIKHQPAC comes from the coding sequence ATGAATACATCTGTAGCACCGTCTTTGCAATCTTCCAATACTGATAACCTGCGTACTGTATCAATAGCGGTTATTTATCATAGTAATTATGGTCATACCAAGCGCGTAGCTGAAGCGATAGTCGAGGGTGCACGCCAACAATTACCAGAGGCGCAAGCTAAAGCTGTCGATGTTCATGACGTTGACTGGAATTTTTTGGATCAGGCAGATTTGCTCGTTTTTGGTAGTGCGGTATATATGGGCAGTGTCACGGCTGAATTCAAAACTTTTATGGATGAGACCTCCAAGCGTTGGTACCATCGAAAATGGGAAGGTAAGTGGGCAGCCGCTTTTGCTAACTCAGGTGGTCTAAGTGGTGACAAATTGGCAGTATTACAGCAGATTTCATTATATGCTATGCAGCATGGCATGAACTGGATTGGGCTACCACTTATGCCGACAGGTCATGGTGAAAATGATTTAAACCGATTATCAAGCTTCTTAGGTTTGATGACTCAGTCGCTTGATGGACCACCTGAGGAAACTCCAGGCAAAGGTGATATTGATACTGCTATTTGGTTTGGTGATCATTTGGCAAAGACCATAATTAAGCATCAGCCAGCATGTTAA
- a CDS encoding YeeE/YedE family protein: MNTITRVQPVNDTKDPVVRENLALNAPQKALIAGGAVAGLLLLIHLLDTQHISQSLLLGIGLLLGYTLFHARFGFTSAFRRMMAVGNGQAMRSHMLMLAVAVTLFAPILAYGTTIFGGPVAGYVAPLGVSLVVGAFVFGIGMQLGGGCASGTLYAIGGGRSVMFITFIFFIVGATIGAYHLPFWTEEMPAYAPYSLATSTGLGYTGAWLVSLALFGLIAWVTLIIERKRNAPKMAPVPSESGWKRIFRGSWPLFAAAIILALLNALTLLTRGQPWGITSAFTLWGSKIASGLGVDVASWGYWQGANAAALDASIFADSTTVLNIGIIIGAFIASAAGGLFKFTQITAGNFAASVIGGLMMGYGARLAFGCNIGAYFGGIASFSLHGYIWGILAMAGTFLALYLRPLFGLSVPKSNDSVC, encoded by the coding sequence TTGAATACTATCACTAGAGTTCAACCGGTAAACGACACAAAAGATCCTGTTGTGAGAGAGAATCTTGCTTTAAATGCACCGCAGAAAGCGTTAATAGCGGGAGGCGCAGTTGCAGGTCTGCTGCTGCTTATTCATTTACTTGATACCCAACACATATCCCAATCATTGCTCCTTGGCATTGGTCTTTTGCTAGGTTATACCCTCTTTCATGCTCGCTTTGGTTTTACCTCCGCGTTCAGACGTATGATGGCAGTAGGCAATGGGCAGGCAATGCGCTCCCATATGCTGATGTTGGCGGTCGCTGTGACGTTGTTTGCGCCAATACTTGCCTATGGCACCACCATTTTTGGTGGGCCAGTCGCAGGCTATGTCGCACCGTTGGGTGTCAGCTTAGTCGTGGGGGCTTTCGTGTTCGGCATTGGCATGCAACTTGGTGGCGGCTGTGCTTCTGGCACGCTCTACGCGATAGGAGGTGGACGTTCTGTCATGTTCATAACTTTTATCTTCTTCATAGTCGGAGCCACGATTGGCGCTTATCATCTCCCATTTTGGACAGAAGAGATGCCAGCTTATGCACCCTATTCGTTAGCCACTTCTACAGGCCTCGGTTATACAGGCGCGTGGCTAGTATCGCTTGCACTATTCGGTTTAATCGCATGGGTAACGTTAATCATTGAGAGAAAAAGAAACGCACCAAAGATGGCACCCGTGCCTTCTGAATCTGGTTGGAAACGGATTTTTCGAGGCTCTTGGCCACTGTTTGCGGCAGCAATTATTCTAGCCCTACTTAATGCATTGACCTTACTAACGCGTGGTCAGCCTTGGGGCATTACTTCAGCCTTTACATTATGGGGTTCTAAAATTGCTAGCGGTTTGGGCGTTGATGTTGCCAGCTGGGGCTATTGGCAAGGGGCTAATGCTGCCGCTCTTGATGCTTCTATCTTTGCAGATTCAACGACTGTACTAAATATCGGTATCATCATTGGCGCATTTATCGCTTCGGCAGCGGGTGGTTTGTTCAAATTTACCCAGATTACTGCAGGTAATTTTGCTGCTTCTGTGATTGGTGGTCTGATGATGGGATACGGTGCGCGTCTTGCATTTGGCTGTAATATCGGTGCTTACTTCGGTGGTATCGCTTCTTTTAGTTTGCACGGTTATATTTGGGGCATACTCGCAATGGCAGGGACTTTCTTAGCATTATACTTGCGTCCGCTATTTGGACTGTCAGTACCGAAGTCCAATGATTCTGTGTGCTAA
- the pgeF gene encoding peptidoglycan editing factor PgeF: MTDKLPLTMLAQLDDVTVFQTAALQTADFEDTDFKNPGLEGADFKSTESETYNQKSQKMLQTEQASYGELNLGLHVADNPAQVLDNRMRLLAAINQQLATQQRASIKRLHWVNQVHGKQIHDVDVSPLSMRPVDADALVSQQAELGLAIMTADCVPIVLYQPASGQIAAIHAGWQGLACGIIKTTAERFESAGQIIAWIGVSISQAHYEVGSQVRDKLLAGCIESNSLSTEHLDNFAALFSIPANSTDGSDKIKLDLPKLAAYQLETLGIRVSNDSDIDCSYADPRYYSYRRQTHLQQPATGRMALIVVRSLAI; encoded by the coding sequence ATGACAGACAAACTTCCCCTGACGATGCTGGCACAGCTTGATGATGTGACTGTGTTTCAGACAGCAGCCTTGCAAACGGCTGATTTTGAGGATACTGATTTTAAAAATCCAGGTCTTGAAGGTGCTGATTTTAAAAGTACAGAGTCTGAGACGTATAATCAGAAATCTCAAAAAATGCTGCAAACAGAGCAAGCAAGCTATGGTGAGTTGAACCTTGGATTGCATGTCGCTGATAACCCTGCACAAGTATTAGATAATCGTATGCGTCTATTAGCTGCTATCAACCAGCAATTAGCAACGCAGCAGCGTGCCTCTATCAAACGCTTACACTGGGTCAATCAGGTTCATGGCAAGCAGATTCATGATGTTGATGTCAGTCCGCTGAGTATGCGTCCGGTAGATGCTGATGCGCTAGTCAGTCAGCAAGCTGAACTGGGTCTAGCTATCATGACCGCAGATTGCGTACCTATTGTCTTATATCAACCAGCAAGTGGACAGATAGCAGCTATTCATGCTGGCTGGCAAGGGCTGGCGTGTGGCATTATTAAGACTACTGCTGAGCGTTTTGAGTCGGCAGGGCAGATTATAGCTTGGATTGGCGTTAGTATTAGCCAAGCGCACTATGAAGTAGGTAGCCAAGTTCGAGATAAGTTATTAGCAGGTTGTATAGAAAGTAACTCATTATCAACCGAGCATCTGGATAATTTTGCCGCGCTATTTTCTATACCAGCCAATTCTACTGATGGCAGCGATAAGATAAAGCTAGATTTACCGAAGCTTGCTGCCTATCAATTAGAAACGTTAGGTATCCGTGTTTCTAACGATTCAGATATTGACTGTAGCTATGCTGATCCTCGTTATTATTCTTATCGGCGGCAGACGCATTTGCAGCAGCCAGCTACAGGGCGAATGGCATTGATTGTCGTGCGCAGTTTAGCCATTTAG
- a CDS encoding RluA family pseudouridine synthase: MTTNITPKQIPDTELSAQQPSVQDELLNDGDLLDDESALDYEEIDDDDDESHDEEQGDDNSIAGQAIPQVIDMTYTVTENEAGLRIDKLASQVFTDFSRAQLQGWVSDGSLLYNGSVQKPKQRVKAGDVIHLSTTLQQHSEDQPENIDIEVVYEDDAVLVINKPVGMVVHPGAGNQTGTLVNALLYHYPQQHHLPRAGLVHRIDKDTSGLLLIGKTKPAQMALMEQLKDKSVYRHYQCVVAGDQASLMRHRRIDAPIGRHRNQRTKMTVMTAGREAVTHLLNVTALNDNYCLLDVGLETGRTHQIRVHLSHITYPIVGDRVYGGRRQLRAGLTEAQRNAISNFPRQALHAYTLGFVHPTTGEDIEVTTPIPEDMQKLMAVLSDGYDDE, from the coding sequence ATGACCACAAATATAACACCGAAACAGATACCTGATACTGAACTATCAGCGCAACAACCATCCGTACAGGATGAATTGTTAAACGATGGCGACTTACTTGACGATGAGTCGGCTCTAGATTATGAAGAAATCGATGACGACGATGATGAAAGTCATGATGAAGAGCAAGGTGACGATAATTCTATAGCTGGACAAGCTATACCGCAAGTTATTGATATGACCTATACCGTTACTGAAAATGAAGCGGGTTTACGTATAGACAAGCTTGCTTCACAAGTTTTCACTGACTTCTCGCGTGCGCAGCTCCAGGGCTGGGTTAGCGACGGCAGCTTGTTATATAATGGCAGCGTGCAAAAGCCTAAGCAACGCGTCAAAGCGGGAGACGTTATACATCTCTCGACGACACTGCAGCAGCACAGCGAAGATCAGCCAGAAAATATCGATATTGAAGTGGTTTATGAAGATGACGCCGTATTGGTCATCAATAAGCCTGTGGGTATGGTGGTGCATCCTGGCGCTGGTAATCAGACTGGCACTTTGGTCAACGCGCTACTGTATCACTATCCGCAGCAGCATCATTTGCCGCGTGCAGGTCTGGTACATCGTATTGATAAAGATACTTCTGGGTTATTGCTTATTGGCAAAACCAAACCCGCTCAAATGGCTTTAATGGAACAGTTGAAAGACAAATCTGTTTATCGTCATTATCAATGTGTAGTAGCTGGCGATCAAGCAAGCCTGATGCGCCATCGTCGTATTGATGCACCGATTGGCCGTCATCGTAATCAGCGTACCAAGATGACTGTTATGACAGCTGGGCGTGAAGCGGTCACGCACTTGTTAAACGTCACTGCCCTTAATGATAATTATTGTCTATTAGATGTAGGGCTTGAGACTGGACGTACCCATCAGATTCGTGTGCATTTAAGTCATATTACCTATCCAATTGTGGGTGATCGCGTCTATGGTGGTCGTCGTCAATTACGAGCAGGCTTGACAGAGGCTCAGCGCAATGCGATTAGTAATTTCCCGCGTCAAGCATTACATGCCTATACCCTAGGCTTTGTTCATCCGACGACGGGTGAGGACATCGAAGTGACGACACCTATTCCTGAAGATATGCAGAAGTTGATGGCAGTGTTAAGTGATGGCTATGATGACGAATAA
- a CDS encoding outer membrane protein assembly factor BamD, producing MRPIGNTFIKISSITLLAISVNLVGCQTFKNLTSKDSDAVETAEKSEQGYYSDAIAQIDKGRYIQAIEDLTNLRTFYPTGQYAEQALLDTMYAQYASGSFETAAASADRFISLYPANPQVSYAYYVRGVANMQGSSEGIKLFKLNQSERDTAYFRIAFANFQELINKYPNSPYAPDAAQRMTFIYNQFAHSELTAANWYIERKAHVAAVNRAKWVFQYYPLSEAVPEAIAILAYSHQQLGLTDLAKEYKTLLQINYPEWLTSDGRVRLSTKADRSWLNKLTFGQLGRASLKDTPLSNGEYTGATKTQIVRAATQLRLPATNAASPVASGAPTRRNTGVNIGLGLPENVTEQVSSQGSPSAAATEATVNPQNMNPTRSTMSPTDDTVDMDDDN from the coding sequence ATGCGCCCTATTGGCAACACATTTATCAAAATCTCATCAATAACCTTGCTTGCCATAAGTGTAAACTTGGTAGGCTGTCAGACTTTTAAAAACCTGACTAGTAAAGACAGCGATGCGGTCGAAACTGCTGAAAAGTCAGAGCAAGGTTACTATAGTGATGCTATTGCTCAAATCGATAAGGGACGCTATATACAGGCTATCGAAGACCTGACTAATTTACGTACTTTTTATCCTACAGGGCAATATGCTGAGCAAGCACTGCTTGACACAATGTATGCTCAATATGCAAGTGGCAGCTTTGAAACAGCAGCGGCAAGTGCTGATCGATTTATTAGCCTCTACCCTGCTAACCCGCAAGTCAGTTACGCATATTACGTACGCGGTGTGGCCAATATGCAAGGCTCATCTGAAGGTATTAAACTGTTTAAGCTTAATCAGTCTGAACGTGATACTGCCTATTTTCGTATCGCCTTTGCTAACTTCCAAGAGCTTATCAATAAATACCCCAACAGTCCTTATGCGCCCGATGCAGCGCAACGTATGACTTTTATCTATAATCAATTTGCTCATAGTGAGTTGACCGCTGCTAACTGGTATATCGAACGTAAAGCGCATGTAGCCGCTGTAAATCGTGCCAAATGGGTATTCCAGTATTATCCACTGAGCGAAGCCGTACCAGAAGCGATCGCTATCCTTGCTTACAGCCATCAGCAGTTAGGATTGACGGACTTAGCGAAAGAATATAAAACCCTACTCCAGATCAACTATCCAGAATGGCTTACTAGCGATGGGCGTGTCAGGTTGTCTACCAAGGCTGACCGTTCATGGTTGAATAAACTAACCTTTGGACAGCTTGGTCGTGCCAGCTTAAAAGATACACCGCTTAGCAATGGTGAATATACTGGAGCAACCAAAACTCAAATAGTTCGAGCGGCTACTCAGCTTAGATTGCCAGCTACTAATGCTGCTTCTCCAGTTGCTAGTGGTGCGCCAACTCGTCGCAATACTGGTGTTAATATAGGTTTGGGTTTACCTGAAAATGTGACTGAGCAAGTATCTAGTCAAGGTAGTCCAAGTGCTGCGGCAACAGAAGCCACCGTGAATCCACAAAACATGAATCCAACTCGCAGTACTATGTCACCTACTGATGATACTGTAGATATGGACGATGACAATTAA
- a CDS encoding CHC2 zinc finger domain-containing protein, with the protein MSIPNHILEQLNSQADLISIIGRHTTLKRAGSEYKGCCPFHGEKSPSFYVNPQKNIYHCFGCSVGGNAISFLRDYESLTFIEAVNELSKQTGIEVPKDDQQNVSYQRNKPNSKPTAKPASRPNARSIQQTPSTSSPTSSDTQSTALSNGQSSADIPSISSDSYEYQQTNDYASPPNYDDASYSSSLTDSPYDGTSYDSSGYSDYPPTWPADGSASFDSVAFHPVDLNDNNVSDQDGNLYELLEQIQKFYQHNLTTHPHAKHYFMTRGITEDIFETFGLGYAPFGWQHLEHQFPQDIEGLKALGLVRQSESGRDYDLLRDRVIFPIRDNQGRTIGFGGRALDDEVKPKYINSSDSPVFHKQHVLYGYYESRQQRADRWLVVEGYMDVIALYQAGIYGAVASMGTAINESQISRLLTLNPTLTLSFDGDSAGQKAAWRTLEVALPVLSDDKELRFLSLPNNHDPDTFIKANGAEAMREQIINAMPLSQYIFAYLSERYDLALAEGKAKLMSQVRTLTTSLPKGSSFRYLLNNDIYQKLGGKRSQNVEAKDALLDFDGDMTISQQLQLCFLFQPRIFQEDPIEAIWRQAGIDSLDFPAHIKQKAPADAFRSLAWEDLQDTALLDVVNTIKRCLAYLPTDANAAAHFIMSNVQPVTQEMLSRSWGAFYKTLTTRNILSVDELVENLVMQLLKLHMQKKMQDLIKNPDHVRLAIVRKQTQLLNDWLRAQQAEQSAQMATVKS; encoded by the coding sequence ATGAGCATTCCTAATCATATTCTTGAACAACTGAACAGCCAAGCTGACTTGATTAGTATTATTGGTCGTCATACGACGCTTAAACGTGCTGGTAGTGAATATAAAGGATGTTGTCCGTTTCATGGTGAAAAGTCACCTTCGTTTTATGTTAATCCACAAAAGAACATTTACCACTGTTTTGGCTGTAGTGTCGGTGGCAATGCCATTAGCTTTTTACGCGACTATGAAAGTCTAACTTTTATTGAAGCGGTGAATGAGTTATCAAAGCAAACTGGCATCGAAGTGCCAAAAGATGACCAGCAAAATGTCAGCTATCAGCGCAACAAACCTAATAGTAAGCCAACAGCCAAGCCAGCATCTAGACCAAATGCCAGGTCAATACAGCAAACACCCTCTACTTCATCACCTACCTCATCGGATACACAATCAACAGCGCTATCTAATGGGCAGTCGTCAGCTGATATCCCGTCTATTTCTTCTGACTCATATGAGTATCAGCAGACTAACGACTATGCAAGTCCGCCCAATTATGACGATGCAAGCTATAGTAGCTCGCTCACAGACAGTCCCTATGATGGCACAAGTTATGACAGTTCAGGGTACAGTGACTACCCGCCTACATGGCCTGCGGATGGTTCAGCATCATTTGATTCCGTAGCATTCCATCCAGTAGATCTGAATGATAATAATGTAAGCGACCAAGACGGTAATCTGTATGAATTACTGGAGCAGATTCAAAAGTTTTATCAGCACAATCTAACCACGCACCCTCATGCCAAACATTATTTTATGACGCGCGGTATTACTGAAGATATCTTTGAGACCTTCGGGCTTGGTTACGCGCCGTTTGGTTGGCAACATCTTGAGCATCAGTTCCCGCAAGACATTGAGGGACTCAAAGCCTTAGGTCTGGTACGCCAATCAGAGTCAGGACGTGATTATGACTTGCTCCGTGATCGAGTCATCTTTCCAATCCGAGATAATCAAGGACGCACTATTGGTTTTGGCGGTCGAGCGTTAGATGATGAAGTTAAGCCCAAATATATTAACTCTTCAGACTCGCCCGTCTTTCATAAGCAGCATGTACTGTATGGCTATTATGAATCAAGACAACAGCGTGCAGACCGCTGGCTAGTGGTCGAAGGCTATATGGATGTGATTGCCCTTTACCAAGCTGGTATTTATGGTGCGGTGGCATCCATGGGCACGGCTATTAATGAAAGCCAAATCTCGCGTCTATTGACCCTTAATCCCACTCTAACATTGAGTTTTGATGGAGATAGCGCTGGGCAAAAAGCCGCTTGGCGCACCCTTGAAGTTGCTCTACCTGTCCTAAGCGACGATAAAGAACTGCGATTTCTATCATTGCCTAATAACCATGATCCTGATACGTTTATCAAGGCTAATGGCGCGGAAGCTATGCGTGAGCAAATCATCAATGCTATGCCGCTATCGCAATACATTTTTGCCTATTTAAGTGAGCGTTATGATTTAGCATTGGCAGAAGGTAAAGCCAAGCTCATGTCACAAGTGCGCACTTTGACTACCTCACTACCTAAAGGCAGTAGTTTTCGTTATCTATTAAATAATGACATTTATCAAAAACTGGGTGGCAAACGTAGCCAAAACGTTGAGGCCAAAGACGCGTTGCTAGATTTTGATGGCGATATGACCATCAGCCAGCAGTTGCAGCTATGTTTTTTATTTCAGCCGCGTATATTCCAAGAAGACCCTATCGAGGCGATTTGGCGACAAGCTGGTATTGATAGTTTAGACTTCCCTGCTCATATCAAACAAAAAGCGCCTGCTGATGCTTTTAGATCATTAGCTTGGGAAGACTTGCAAGATACCGCATTACTCGATGTGGTCAATACCATTAAGCGTTGTTTGGCATATCTACCAACAGATGCCAATGCCGCCGCACACTTTATTATGTCGAATGTACAACCTGTTACTCAAGAGATGTTAAGCCGCAGTTGGGGCGCTTTTTATAAGACACTAACGACTAGAAATATTTTGAGTGTTGATGAGCTGGTCGAAAACTTAGTCATGCAGCTGCTTAAACTTCATATGCAAAAAAAGATGCAGGATCTAATCAAAAATCCAGATCATGTCAGACTTGCCATCGTACGCAAGCAGACACAACTATTAAATGACTGGTTACGTGCGCAGCAAGCAGAACAGTCAGCGCAAATGGCCACTGTTAAATCTTGA
- the rpoD gene encoding RNA polymerase sigma factor RpoD, translating to MNDKSVSKSTSQLATLIQMGKEQGYLTYAEVNDQLPDSITESDQIEDIVQMLTDVGIKIFESAPDADDILMNDDSSDDDMAADEAAAVLASVETEPGRTTDPVRMYMREMGTVDLLTREGEIAIAKRIEEGIRDVQHAMAYWPGTVQFVLDEYQRVVDGDKKLSDVITGFLDPETDEDIAAAKEEKEREKEKILVMKSKAIAKAEKDDDDDSDDVDDADADDVEEETGGIDPEEVRLRLEEIEHLFIKAKQALLDYGRGSTQADEAYEQLASRFMMLKLNNRMSDQVMAIMHDVYDDVRKQERQIMRLVIRRGRMPRSEFRKTFPSNETNVDWLTERLKGKPAFAETLEKVIDDVILLQRKIRDYEQKLDMEIHDMKDVARGMAIGEAKARRAKKEMVEANLRLVISIAKKYTNRGLQFLDLIQEGNIGLMKAVDKFEYRRGYKFSTYATWWIRQAITRSIADQARTIRIPVHMIETINKINRVSRQLLQEMGREPTPEELGERLEMDEVKVRKVLKIAKEPISMETPIGDDEDSHLGDFIEDSTISSPVDDATSAGLREATRDVLGNLTEREARVLKMRFGIDMPTDHTLEEVGKQFDVTRERIRQIEAKALRKLRHPSRSEHLRSFLEND from the coding sequence ATGAACGATAAGTCAGTTTCTAAGTCCACGTCTCAACTGGCCACCTTAATTCAAATGGGCAAAGAGCAAGGGTATCTTACCTATGCTGAGGTGAATGACCAACTGCCCGACTCCATTACAGAAAGCGATCAGATCGAAGACATTGTCCAGATGCTAACTGACGTCGGTATCAAAATCTTTGAGTCCGCGCCTGATGCTGATGACATCTTGATGAACGATGACTCAAGCGATGACGATATGGCAGCTGACGAAGCAGCGGCAGTATTAGCCTCTGTTGAGACTGAGCCTGGTCGTACTACCGATCCTGTCCGTATGTATATGCGTGAGATGGGTACGGTCGATTTGTTAACGCGTGAGGGCGAAATTGCCATTGCTAAGCGTATCGAAGAAGGTATTCGTGATGTGCAGCATGCCATGGCTTATTGGCCTGGTACAGTACAATTCGTTCTTGATGAATATCAGCGCGTAGTGGATGGTGATAAAAAGCTATCTGACGTCATCACAGGTTTTTTAGACCCTGAAACAGACGAAGATATAGCAGCAGCAAAAGAAGAAAAAGAAAGAGAGAAAGAGAAAATTTTAGTGATGAAGTCAAAAGCTATCGCTAAAGCCGAAAAAGATGACGATGATGATAGCGACGATGTAGATGACGCTGATGCAGATGATGTCGAAGAAGAAACTGGTGGTATCGATCCAGAAGAAGTGCGTCTTCGTCTAGAAGAGATCGAACATCTATTTATTAAAGCCAAACAAGCCTTGCTCGATTATGGTCGTGGCAGTACGCAAGCTGACGAAGCTTATGAGCAACTTGCCAGCCGCTTTATGATGTTGAAGCTTAACAACCGCATGTCAGATCAAGTCATGGCTATCATGCATGACGTCTATGATGACGTACGTAAGCAAGAACGCCAGATTATGCGCTTGGTTATTCGCCGTGGTCGTATGCCGCGTTCTGAATTCCGTAAAACTTTCCCAAGTAATGAAACCAACGTTGATTGGCTCACTGAGCGTCTTAAAGGCAAGCCTGCTTTTGCTGAGACCTTAGAAAAAGTCATTGATGATGTCATTTTATTACAACGTAAAATCCGTGATTACGAGCAAAAGCTCGACATGGAAATCCACGACATGAAAGATGTGGCACGTGGTATGGCGATTGGTGAAGCCAAAGCTCGCCGTGCGAAGAAGGAAATGGTTGAGGCCAACTTACGCTTAGTAATCTCTATTGCTAAAAAATATACTAACCGTGGTTTACAGTTCTTGGATTTGATTCAGGAAGGTAATATCGGTTTAATGAAAGCGGTTGATAAATTTGAATATCGCCGTGGTTATAAGTTCTCGACTTATGCAACATGGTGGATTCGTCAGGCTATCACCCGCTCTATCGCTGACCAAGCACGTACCATTCGTATTCCGGTACACATGATTGAGACCATTAACAAGATAAACCGTGTCTCACGTCAGTTGCTACAAGAGATGGGACGTGAGCCAACGCCTGAGGAATTAGGCGAACGCTTAGAGATGGACGAAGTTAAAGTTCGTAAAGTACTGAAGATTGCCAAAGAGCCTATCTCAATGGAGACTCCTATCGGTGATGATGAAGATTCGCACTTAGGCGACTTTATTGAAGACTCAACGATTTCAAGTCCTGTTGATGATGCAACATCTGCTGGTCTACGTGAAGCCACTCGTGACGTATTAGGTAACCTAACTGAGCGTGAAGCGCGTGTACTAAAAATGCGTTTCGGTATTGATATGCCAACCGATCATACTTTGGAAGAAGTCGGTAAGCAGTTCGATGTGACTCGTGAGCGTATTCGTCAAATTGAAGCAAAAGCGCTACGTAAGTTACGTCATCCTTCACGTTCTGAGCATTTACGCTCTTTCCTTGAAAACGACTAA